In one Nicotiana sylvestris chromosome 8, ASM39365v2, whole genome shotgun sequence genomic region, the following are encoded:
- the LOC138876218 gene encoding uncharacterized protein: MKGHTINECRSLKDKIQNLIDNKIIIAKEPAPNVCNNPLPDHECRGIHMIEIEDDWDPKGSIGLIAEGDEPKKPIVTLNPIIVQIQPSEGDVINVFVPLEFEAPPSKALKPIEVEFGVPRTPTPFEVTVLPPKAPIPVSMTDVTPFKTNAIHWDYTVEARRKGNTYTREAIAAQGMTRTGRVYTPEHLIESSKQASGRAVETGPDDLWRKVQAKEYSVVENLNKTPAQISILEILQSSETHKNTLIKALSEAYVPSNITGGEIANMVGQVLQSHKITFHEDELPPEGLGHNKALHITAQCEDHFVTKILVDGGSSLNICLLVALRTLGKGLHEIKDGAISVKAFDRSQRSTIGEISLCLQMGPTWFDVEFQVIDILASYNLLLGRPWIHAAEAVASTLHQAVKFEWNHQEVIIHGDGSNPIYSRQAIPMIGGRRKIDGETYHHIERVNAIDKDKWWDSKIESIPNWIEYEPGKGLGKNLQGITKPIKLKKHGTTFGLGYDYTWEEFNHWSPPWRGPYHPLEHPVPQLEQIFQPADTLYGSEEDEELVAIKNLFLEDDMDCCVIFEEEVEEGPSIQAMNQG; this comes from the coding sequence atGAAGGGCCATACCATCAACGAGTGTCgctcgttgaaagacaagattcagaacctgattgacaacaagatcattatagcaaaggagcctgctcctaatgtctgcaacaaccctctacctgaCCACGAGTGTAGAGGCatccacatgatcgagatcgaagatgattgggaccccaaggggtcaATCGGGTTGATAGCTGAAGGAGACGAGCctaagaagccaatagttactctcaaTCCCATTATTGTCCAGATTCAGCCCTCTGAGGGCGATGTGATAAATGTGTTCGTACCActcgagtttgaagcaccaccttCAAAGGCGCTGaaaccaattgaggttgagttcggAGTTCCAAGGACGCCTACGCCATTTGAAGTTACCGTGTTACCTCCTAAGGCACCCATTCCAGTCTCCATGACAGACGTAACCCCGTTCAAGACAAATGCTATACATTGGGATTACACCGTTGAGGCTAGAAGGAAGGGAAATACATATACTAGGGAAGCGATTGCCGCACAGGGCATGACCAGGACAGGCAGGGTGTACACCCCAGAACACTTGATTGAGTCCAGCAAGCAGGCCTCCGGGCGGGCTGTTGAAACTGGAcccgatgacctttggaggaaggtACAGGCCAAAGAGTACTCGGTCGTCGAGAACCTAAACAAAACTCCAGCACAGATTTCTATTCTGGAAATTCTACAAAGCTCAGAGACACATAAAAACACCTTAATAAAAGcactgagtgaagcttatgttcccAGCAACATAACAGGAGGCGAAATAGCAAACATGGTGGGGCAGGTACTgcaaagccataagatcaccttccatGAAGATGAATTACCGCCAGAAGGGCTTggtcacaacaaagcgttgcacatcactgCGCAATGCGAGGATCACTTTGTCACCAAGATTCTAGTCGACGGgggatccagcctcaacatttgtctgtTGGTAGCTCTCAGGACATTGGGTAAGGgattgcacgagatcaaagacgGGGCAATCAGTGTCAAAGCTTTTGATagatctcagaggtccaccattggagaAATTAGCTTATGCCTGCAAATGGGACCCACCTGGTTCGATGTCGAGTTCCAAGTCATTGACATACTAGCGTCCTACAATTTGTtgctaggacgaccctggatccacgccgctgagGCTGTGGCGTCAACTTTGCATCAGgctgtaaaatttgaatggaatcatcaggaagtaatcattcatggcgacggtagcaaccctatatatagtcgccaggCCATCCCGATGATCGGAGGTAGAAGGAAAATCGATGGAGAAACATACcatcacatcgagcgagtcaacgccatagacaaagacaagtggtgggatagcaaaattgaaAGCATCCCGAATTGGATCGAGTATGAACCCGGaaaaggacttggcaagaacctgcagggtatcaccaaacctatcaagctgaagaagcacggtaccacttttggcctagggtatgattacacttgggaggagttcaaccactggtcacCTCCATGGCGCGGACCATACCATCCGCTGGAGCACCCTGTACCTCAGTTGGAGCAGATTTTTCAGCCAGCCGACACTTTGTACGGATCAGAGGAAGACGAGGAACTAGTAGCAATAAAGAACCTATTTCTGGaagatgatatggattgttgtgttatctTCGAGGAGGAAGTGGAGGAAGGTCCTTCCATTCAAGCTATGAACCAAGGATAG